In Dromaius novaehollandiae isolate bDroNov1 chromosome 2, bDroNov1.hap1, whole genome shotgun sequence, one DNA window encodes the following:
- the MRPL55 gene encoding large ribosomal subunit protein mL55 codes for MAALSRTLGALRQDALRGLLPGARCLHATAVRDTSNRTSVAHVRRQAYGRLYPVLLVKTDGSTVRVRYKEPKRILMLPLDSNTLPEAERKARLRRRFPAKSKLEKDEAFEEINLDEYRRFWKK; via the exons ATGGCAGCGCTGAGCAGGACGCTGGG CGCGCTGCGACAGGACGCCCTCCGTGGGCTGCTGCCCGGGGCCCGCTGCCTCCACGCCACCGCTGTCCGTGACACCTCCAACAGGACCTCCGTCGCCCACGTCCGCCGGCAGGCCTACGGCCGCCTCTACCCCGTGCTGCTGGTGAAAACCGACGGGTCCACCGTCCGCGTCCGCTACAAGGAGCCGAAGAGGATCCTCATG ttgccCTTGGACAGCAACACGCTGCCCGAGGCGGAGAGGAAAGCCAGGCTGCGGCGGCGGTTCCCTGCCAAGTCCAAGCTGGAGAAGGACGAAGCGTTCGAAGAGATCAACCTGGACGAGTACAGGAGGTTTTGGAAGAAGTGA